A genomic segment from Spinacia oleracea cultivar Varoflay chromosome 3, BTI_SOV_V1, whole genome shotgun sequence encodes:
- the LOC130470028 gene encoding uncharacterized protein: MIHGKKFSIGWNLWMLIKLVFNMLVLLFLTLQDLLTKSLMSYMCDEYDDDDAEYDDDDEYVDDVDDADDADDDDDDDDDDDDDDDDGEAGDFRLELLNVVIMFALANNLVVWLLRFIF, encoded by the exons ATGATCCATGGGAAAAAATTCAGTATTGGTTGGAATTTATGGATGTTGATCAAACTTGtattcaacatgcttgttctacTATTCTTAACATTGCAAGATCTTCTTACAAAGAGTCTGATG AGCTATATGTGTGATGagtatgatgatgatgatgctgaatatgatgatgatgatgaatatGTCGATGATGTCGATGATGCTGATGAtgctgatgatgatgatgatgatgatgacgatgacGATGACGACGACGATGATGGTGAAGCTGGTGATTTCAGACTAGAACTATTGAATGTCGTGATTATGTTTGCTTTAGCTAATAATCTTGTAGTATGGttacttaggtttattttttga